Within the Gopherus evgoodei ecotype Sinaloan lineage chromosome 18, rGopEvg1_v1.p, whole genome shotgun sequence genome, the region gtgattctaggtgggatagtatcagaggggtagccgtgttagtctggatctgtaaaagcagcaaagaatcctgtggcaccttatagtctaacagacgttttggagcatgagcttttgtgggtgaatacccacttcctcagatgcatgtagtggaaatttccaggggcaggtatatatatgctagcaagcaagctagagataaggtGGGATACAGTCCCTTATTGCAAACACCATTTTCTAGCTCCTTTCCTATGTGCTTCTGCATTCTTGGTAAAACATTTGCACTGACAAATATGAGGTAAAGGCAGGCTGGTGTGGAATGGCGATACATTTTGGGTTTAACTGAAGTGAGGGAGAGTTAAGGGTTATCATCCACTTAATAGCTCCCATTATTCCTTTTTCTCTGAATAAAGGGATAGCTTGTTGGCCTAACATATAGTTTGAGTTTTGTAGCCTCTAATTTTCCCACTCTGTGGCCCTAATACTGATCCCATTCACATCAGTGTTATGGGTTCAAGCCCCATATATACTTGCTTTTCCATGCAAGGATGAATTAAGTAGCTACAAATATTTCTGCTTTATGTGGAAAACTATTTGGATCTAAATTTCGCTGCATGTCTTCCTAGTAACTGTTGCTGCCCCACAtctatttaatatataaaaagaagGGAATTAAACATTAAGTACCTAGCAAAGTTTATTTTCACTTGGGAAGTTTATTTCTTCCTTACTTGAAATGGATTatctgcatctaaaatgatggcCCTTATTTTCTTATTCATAGATACATCAGAGCCATCCTGGACCTATCAGTCTGAATATGGGACTGAGACCCATGAACTCCCGAGTTAAATCCAGCTGTGACACTCACCTTTTCTGTGATGTTGGGTAAGTCACTTGGGTCTAAGTGTCTACTGATGTTTGGTTGCCTTTATTTTTTGGGAGTGATTTCTGAACGTGCTGAGCGCTCACAACTCGAGGTGAAGTCAGCGAAGCTGTGTATACTGTATTTATCACCTTGGAAAATCAGGTCTTAGGTGTCTGAAGTTGGGCATCTGAAGTTTAGAGAATTGTttggaatattttttctttaatctcTGTCTCAGTGCTTCTAGATCTAAAGTGGGAATCGTAATATGTAAGGGCTTCATATTATTGTTGGATGTCTGCAAGgtgtttgattttgtttgttaaaGGGAGTATATCTAGCGTGTGAATAAGAAGCCACAAAAGGATCAGTTAAAAGTACAGTACTAAAGTTGTGTCTCAGTCTTTGAACTAATTTGTGAGCAGCCTTGTTAAATGATTATGAGATCTATGAGAAGTTTGCTATAGAATCATATGTATTCAAGTCTTCCTCTTAGCGAGGGCTTTGCTTTCCCCTCACTGTCTCCTGGCACAGTCTCAACAACACGGGGATATCAGCTATGAGTACAGTGGATTTGCCTTATTAAACCCAAAAGCAGACACCTCTGAATTGAAGAAATCCTGACTCTGGATAGTGAGTGAGGATGGGCATGCTGCTGCAATacagatcctgcaaacccttactcacaGCTGGGGAAGGCTGACTATGGCTCCTTGTCAGAGCCATTCTGTATGTTAATCAATAGGAGTTATTCAGATTACAGTGCCTCAGACCAAACTTGGCAAACCTGCTCCACAGCTGACCTGTAATCCTTGTGTGTCTATTGTGAGGTCTCCTGTGTCAGTTCTTTAAACAGCACTATCCTGTGAAGCCTCTGTCAAAGGGGCATCAGTTAGGGATTTCTACATAGGAGAGAATGACTTGCTGCATACAGATTCAGtcatcagattttattttaacagtGTGCAAAGTTTCTGCAACCTTTGACATTCAAAATGGTTTCAAACACAGATCATACAATCGGTGCACCTGACACATACACATCACAGCATCCTCTGAGGATTATAGTGAATAGACTATCTCCCATAACATTATGGTaccaaaaatgtaaatataacTTGTACGGTTGCCTTTCATGAAAGACTTTTGCTAAATATTTCTCGTAAAACCGACAACACAAGCTGATACTTTCCTTCCTATGAGGATACAAAACAAGTTACTGCCTTTATAAAAGGCATTGCATATCCTGAACATAAGAAACAATACTCTGCTTTTTAGAGTAATACATCCTGAAGAATCTCCTCTACATAGCTTGAGTTACGGTGTAACATTTTTCCAAGTACACTCAATAAACTCTATAAACATTATAGAACCCCTTACAGCAACAACAcgagagccagattttcaaagatggccACTAAGATTGGATGCTCACCTTGTGATTCGTAGGACATTGATTTTTCACAAGTTTTGAACTCCCACAATTCCAGCTGAAATCGAGTGGAGTGGGATGCTGCACGCTTTGAAAATCAATGTTCTGTGAGTCTCAGGTTGGGCCACTAAAAACAGAGGCACTCCAGTTGAGTGGACATTTTTGAAAACTGTAGCCTAAACTTCCTAGAAGTTACTTCTTTCTAAACAAATACACTCAAAAACCTCAGCAAGGTTAAAAAACCATTAAACATTCCCTTTTGAACAACTGCTTGTCATCCTACCATGGATTACTTCGCACATTCTTTTAAAATAGCTACCTCTCCCCGTGGTGGGAGCATTTAGATCCTTCTAGGAGAAGGGAAACTGACATCCAAGCATAAGTATGCTCTGTAAAAGGAAAGTATTCTTCCCTACTCATTAGAGGAGTGAGAGGACTTGTACAGCAAGTCACAGTCTCCTCTGGAATATGAGTGAATGTACAGAAACCATACAAAAGTCCTTCTAATCTACCAGGGCCTCCAAAGTCTGCTGGTGGGTTTCAGTGCTGCTTGTTTTGCAGACCTTTGGTGGGCTGCAGAGGATGAAGCTGGAGAATTTGAGTCCTTGGCTGTAACTTGAGGCCTCTGGAAGTGGCACAGCAGTTTCATCTGGGTTTCTGTGTTCGCGGAATGGAGAGACAAGAACTGCAGTGCCTCTTTGATGCACCAGGAATACCCTTCACTGTAATCCTgctgcaggcttggagaagaGGATGCAAAAGCTGGGAAGAGAAAGAAGACAGAGATGGGTTTTAGATAGGGACATCTAGGCTGGAGTTTGGACCAGGGATAAATACAGTGCAGGGGAGTTATTCAAAAGCAAAGGGGAAGGCACTTACTTTGACCGTATTTCAAGTAGCTGACAGTCATCTCCAGGATGTCGGCTTTCTCCAGCTTGGAGTTGGGCTGGTGTCTCTGGAACTCCTTCTCCAGCAGGAGTTTCAGCTGCTCGATGCTGCTGTTAATCCGGTCCCGGCGCAGCTTCTCTACAATTGGCTTCCTCAGCTGTAACACAAGAGGGGAGAGAAAGTTAGTGACAGCATTTCTCTTTTCCATCCATTTCCCATCTTCTCTGTGTAAGCAGCTCAGCCTGTATCAGCTGCTTGCCCTTTAGCCAGTGCATGTTGCAATATGCAGTGGATACTTACTCTGTTTTTCTCTTTGGATGTTAGGATTTCCAGTGAGAAGGTATTGGGTGCCATTATCCCAAACGTTCAAGTACAGGTTTCACTTCCGATCTTGCTGTTTAGCCAGTGCAGAAGGGAGCTGGAAAGCTCTTCTATTTATACCCATAAGCTGCATACAAATGTCTGGGTCCTAAGCTTCTTTGAGTTTCCCACACTCACTAGCCAATCCATGCATTTATCAGGACAATAGAGAAAGCATCTATTACAGCATGGTAAATTGACTGTGAATTGCCTGGGGATAATACTCTGCTCCCAATGGAGCAGGTGGACTGGGGAGCGTGTTACACAATAGGGACTGGCCTTGGAGGGACAGGATAAGAACGTGGGAAAGCGTTCGCCGTCATTATAATCAAACTTGTGCCTGATGTTGGGAACGTCAACATCTCAATATGCTGCCTTTTCCCAGGCTGTGGTGAAATTAAGCACAGAAGACAGCTCCCAGGAAAGGAAAATGCCCCCTACTTTCCTGTGCCCAAAAAAAGCTGTAAAGGAAAAATTCCAGAATTAGAGAGACTAAacattttcattgacattaaACCGTACTTAAATGAATACAGTGCTTGTCAATTTTCAGGCAACTGAGATCAAAATCAAAAGGGAAAACATGTTTTTGGGGAGGGGATCTTTTTAAGAAAGATACAGTTCAAAATGCTTTTCTCTCCATCTTTTATAGACATTTTGTTTCCTCTATTATTCTTTAAAAGActtaaatcttgattttttttgctttttttctgggCAATCTCAATTCCTTCTGTGATGGTCTGGCAAATctgtacaataataataataagttttGCCCTTCCCTGGCATCTTCCATTTGATATCTCAGAGCATTAAACAAACGATCATGAACTAAGCCTCACAACATTCTTCTGTGCCTCAGCCCCCATGTGCAATAGgggaataggacaagaagcagtgggcttaaattacagcaagggaggtttaggttggaaattaggaaaaacttcctcattgtcagggtagttaagcactggaacaaattgcctagggagtttgtggaatctacATCAGTGGATGTTTTTAAAAGCAGGCCAGAAGTGGTCCagataatacatagtcctgcctcagcacaggggactgggctagatgacctctccagtCCTACATTGCTATGATTCCCCATCAGAGacacacacagctacacacaTAGGTTCAGAGGGTGGACCGCAATTGAATAGTGTAATCCTAAAGAACAATCAGAAGTAGTGTACTTGAAAAAAACACCCCTAAACTCACACAACATGCGCACAGGAAATACAGGGGATGGTAACAAAAAGGAATCACTTTTTGGGGGGAAAAGTTTAAGATGCCATTTaaagtggagtgggagggtctgaAATATCAGTAAGCTCCACTCTCTAGTTGTCTACCACACCAGAGGCACAGCCACCTGCTGACCTGAGCCAGGATGTTAGAATCTAGAATCATGTCAGAGCAAGTATGCGAGATCTTGTATTGACAGAGGTGCCACTTCTTTCTATCATGCCTGGTCAAACTGCCATGTTTGCTTGGAGCACCTAAAATGGGGTTTGATGCATTATAGCATTTTAGTGGGGTTTGGTATGTGCTAATTTGTCCTCTCAGGCACTGCACATTCCAGAATTGGAAGCTGGGGCCTGAGAGAGTACCCAGAGACAGAAATAATATCTAACACTTATATAGTGCTCTTCAGCAGTAGCACTCACAGTAtcactattcccattttacagatggggaaattgaggtgcAGAGGGGGGAAGTGACCTAGCCTTCATCTGTGGTGTAGGGCCTGGGTCACATGTGGTtgtgttcccctcccccaactaGAGTAAATGGGGGATTCTCTGTAACATGAAACCCTTagatcaagatttgaggacttcagtaacttagaCAGAGGTGATGGGCCTACTGCACGGcagatgagattctgtggcctgtgatgtgtgggaggtcagactagatgatcatgatggtcccttctggccttaaagtctgagtctaaaaTCATCCAGTGTCTCAGTGGTCAAGACAGGAATAGAATACTGATCTCCTGAGTCGCACTCCAGGGCTCTATTCCCTAAGCCAGGCTTCCTCTCACAGAACCTGGCTCTTCAGCTCTGCTGTTCACAGATTAAGGACCTGAGTTTCTgcaagcctcagtttccccattattACAAAGACGTTAATGAAAACCTCATCTAACactttgtcaacattttaaaatgcggagaaaaattaaataaaccttttttctATAAGCGGACTGTATGACCTctccatacctcagtttccctatatgaAAAATGGGGCTAACAATGGTATCACGTATGGCtgcatataaataataatacacacAGAGTTGTTGAAAGGGTGAATCTGTTAAAGTTTGAAATCCTGAAAAGTTTATTATACTGGTCATAAAATTGTCATAATGTTATCTAGTTGTTTTTGTAATTCATTTGCTGTAGTAGTTAACTCCATGACTTcatgtgacaatgagttccatagcTCAGCTACTTCAGGGCATGTTATAGGTTAATagcttattcatttttttaaattgtttttcaaaGCACGTGGGTGACTCGGCAACACAAGTCCCAATAAAAGTCTGCCTTAGGTCACTATATTAGCAATACAGGACCACACACACTTTGATAGTTGTAGCTCACAGTGAAAATATAATTCAAAGCTCTGTGTCCAGGATTGGCAGTATGTCAGATGCACTGGACAGTAAGTCATGCCACATGCTGGATGAGAAGGGATGTGTTTTCAGCAGCAGAAGGGCACCGTGAGGTGGGAGGTTTCCTTTGGCCAGGGAAGCTTTTGATCCAATTTTCAGTTCTGGAAATATGAAATGCGTGGTTTTAAATAATGCCATCCTCTCGCCAGCACAATGCCCGGGAACGCAAAGGGCTGAACCAGCCCTCATTGATTAAAGCTTTCTCCGAGTGCTGTCCAGATGGTATAGAAGGCATTAGCTTTCTGCTCAGGACCCGCAGAGGCACACTTCTATTGTTGACAGTTTAACACTGTGAATGGAGCGATGTGTGGGAAACTCTCAAAATTCCGGACTCACACCATCTGAGGTGAATGGTGAACCAGGCAGGCTGCCTTGCATTGCATGCACAAAACAACAAGCCTCTGGGGTTACAAATgcc harbors:
- the LOC115636992 gene encoding transcription factor HES-5-like, whose protein sequence is MAPNTFSLEILTSKEKNRLRKPIVEKLRRDRINSSIEQLKLLLEKEFQRHQPNSKLEKADILEMTVSYLKYGQTFASSSPSLQQDYSEGYSWCIKEALQFLSLHSANTETQMKLLCHFQRPQVTAKDSNSPASSSAAHQRSAKQAALKPTSRLWRPW